A DNA window from Dama dama isolate Ldn47 chromosome 19, ASM3311817v1, whole genome shotgun sequence contains the following coding sequences:
- the PSMD2 gene encoding 26S proteasome non-ATPase regulatory subunit 2, translating to MEEGGKAPVQPQQPPATSPGGGDEKPSGKERRDAGDKDKEQELSEEDKQLQDELEMLVERLGEKDTSLYRQALEELRRQIRSSTTSMTSVPKPLKFLRPHYGKLKEIYENMAPGENKRFAADIISVLAMTMSGERECLKYRLVGSQEELASWGHEYVRHLAGEVAKEWQELDDAEKTQREPLLTLVKEIVPYNMAHNAEHEACDLLMEIEQVDMLEKDIDENAYAKVCLYLTSCVNYVPEPENSALLRCALGVFRKFSRFPEALRLALMLNDMELVEDIFTSCKDVVVQKQMAFMLGRHGVFLELSEDVEEYEDLTEIMSNVQLNSNFLALARELDIMEPKVPDDIYKTHLENNRFGGSGSQVDSARMNLASSFVNGFVNAAFGQDKLLTDDGNKWLYKNKDHGMLSAAASLGMILLWDVDGGLTQIDKYLYSSEDYIKSGALLACGIVNSGVRNECDPALALLSDYVLHNSNTMRLGSIFGLGLAYAGSNREDVLTLLLPVMGDSKSSMEVAGVTALACGMIAVGSCNGDVTSTILQTIMEKSETELKDTYARWLPLGLGLNHLGKGEAIEAILAALEVVSEPFRSFANTLVDVCAYAGSGNVLKVQQLLHICSEHFDSKEKEEDKDKKEKKDKDKKEAPADMGAHQGVAVLGIALIAMGEEIGAEMALRTFGHLLRYGEPTLRRAVPLALALISVSNPRLNILDTLSKFSHDADPEVSYNSIFAMGMVGSGTNNARLAAMLRQLAQYHAKDPNNLFMVRLAQGLTHLGKGTLTLCPYHSDRQLMSQVAVAGLLTVLVSFLDVRNIILGKSHYVLYGLVAAMQPRMLVTFDEELRPLPVSVRVGQAVDVVGQAGKPKTITGFQTHTTPVLLAHGERAELATEEFLPVTPILEGFVILRKNPNYDL from the exons ATGGAGGAGGGTGGCAAGGCACCCGTGCAGCCCCAGCAGCCCCCGGCGACGTCTCCTGGCGGCGGGGACGAGAAGCCGAGCGGCAAGGAGCGGCGGGATGCCGGGGACAAGGACAAAGAGCAGGAGCTG TCTGAGGAGGACAAACAACTTCAGGATGAACTGGAGATGCTCGTGGAACGACTGGGG GAGAAGGACACTTCCCTGTACCGACAAGCCCTGGAGGAACTGCGGAGGCAGATTCGTTCTTCTACAACTTCCATGACTTCAGTACCCAAACCTCTCAAATTTCTGCGTCCACACTATGGCAAACTGAAGGAGATCTATGAGAACATGGCCCCTGGGGAGAATAAG CGTTTTGCTGCTGACATCATCTCTGTTTTGGCCATGACCATGAGCGGGGAGCGTGAGTGCCTCAAATACCGTCTTGTGGGCTCCCAGGAGGAATTGGCATCATGGGGTCATGAGTATGTCAG GCATCTCGCAGGAGAAGTGGCTAAGGAGTGGCAGGAGCTGGATGATGCAGAGAAGACACAGCGGGAGCCACTGCTGACCCTGGTAAAGGAGATTGTCCCCTACAACATGGCCCACAATGCAGAACATGAGGCCTGCGACCTGCTCATGGAAATTGAACAGGTGGATATGCTGGAGAAAGACATTGATGAGAATGCCTATGCAAAGGTTTGCCTCTATCTTACCAG TTGTGTGAATTATGTGCCCGAGCCTGAGAACTCTGCCCTACTGCGTTGTGCCCTGGGTGTGTTCCGGAAGTTCAGTCGCTTCCCTGAAGCTCTGAGATTGGCACTGATGCTCAATGACATGGAGCTGGTAGAAGATATTTTCACCTCCTGCAAGGATGT GGTTGTACAGAAACAAATGGCATTCATGCTGGGCCGGCATGGGGTGTTCTTAGAGCTGAGTGAAGATGTGGAAGAGTATGAAGACCTGACAGAGATCATGTCCAATGTGCAGCTCAACAGCAACTTCTTGGCTTTAGCTCGAGAG CTGGACATCATGGAGCCCAAGGTGCCTGATGACATCTATAAAACCCACCTAGAGAACAACA GGTTTGGGGGCAGTGGCTCTCAGGTGGACTCTGCCCGTATGAACCTGGCCTCCTCTTTTGTGAACGGCTTTGTGAATGCGGCCTTTGGTCAAGACAAGCTGCTGACGGATGATGGCAACAAATGGCTTTACAAGAACAAGGACCATG GAATGTTGAGTGCAGCTGCATCTCTTGGCATGATTCTGCTGTGGGATGTGGATGGTGGCCTTACCCAGATTGACAAGTACCTGTACTCTTCTGAGGACTATATCAAG tCAGGAGCTCTCCTGGCCTGTGGCATTGTGAACTCTGGTGTCCGGAACGAGTGTGACCCTGCCCTGGCACTGCTCTCAGACTATGTCCTCCACAACAGCAACACCATGAGACTTGGTTCCATCTTTGG GCTTGGCTTGGCCTATGCTGGCTCCAATCGTGAAGATGTTCTCACCCTGCTGCTACCTGTGATGGGAGACTCCAAGTCCAGTATGGAG GTGGCAGGTGTTACAGCTCTGGCCTGTGGAATGATAGCAGTGGGATCCTGCAATGGCGATGTCACTTCCACTATCCTTCAGACCATCATGGAGAAGTCAGAGACTGAGCTCAAGGACACTTACGCCCGTTGGCTTCCTCTTGGATTGGGCCTCAACCACCTGG GCAAGGGAGAGGCCATCGAGGCCATCCTGGCCGCGCTGGAGGTTGTGTCTGAGCCATTCCGCAGTTTCGCAAACACACTTGTGGATGTGTGTGCCTATGCAG GCTCTGGGAATGTACTGAAGGTGCAGCAGCTACTCCACATATGCAGTGAGCACTTTGACTccaaggaaaaagaggaagacaaagacaagaaggaaaagaaggacaaGGACAAGAAGGAAGCCCCTGCCGACATGGGAGCACATCAG GGAGTGGCTGTATTGGGGATTGCCCTTATTGCTATGGGGGAAGAGATTGGTGCAGAGATGGCACTACgaacctttggccacctg CTGAGATACGGGGAGCCTACGCTCCGAAGGGCTGTGCCTTTAGCACTGGCCTTAATCTCTGTTTCAAATCCACGACTCAACATCCTGGATACCCTAAGCAAATTCTCTCATGATGCTGACCCAGAAGTGTCCTATAACTCCATCTTTGCCATGGGCATGGTGGGTAGTG GTACCAATAATGCCCGTCTGGCTGCGATGCTTCGCCAGTTAGCCCAGTATCATGCCAAGGACCCCAACAACCTCTTCATGGTGCGCTTGGCGCAG ggtcTGACACATTTAGGGAAAGGCACACTCACCCTCTGCCCCTACCACAGTGACCGGCAGCTTATGAGTCAAGTGGCCGTGGCTGGGCTGCTCACTGTGCTTGTCTCTTTCCTGGATGTCCGCAACA TCATCCTAGGCAAGTCGCACTATGTATTATATGGACTGGTGGCTGCCATGCAGCCCCGAATGCTGGTCACATTTGATGAGGAGCTGCGGCCATTGCCAGTGTCTGTCCGTGTGGGCCAG GCAGTGGATGTGGTGGGCCAGGCTGGCAAGCCTAAGACCATCACAGGGTTCCAGACACACACAACCCCAGTGTTGTTGGCTCACGGGGAGCGGGCAGAATTGGCCACTGAGGAGTTTCTTCCTGTCACCCctattctagaaggttttgttaTCCTTCGGAAGAACCCCAACTATGACCTTTAA